A genomic segment from Necator americanus strain Aroian chromosome III, whole genome shotgun sequence encodes:
- a CDS encoding hypothetical protein (NECATOR_CHRIII.G10806.T1) → MFGGFIVLSIPVALLACSTLPPGQEKQITIRGVGLTTIPLEYAYSTDAGVQQAYPAISKTSDDVVNNLRKYVKKAVTAVIKEEARKVGLENLVSDIGKQIKPTPYYTPIDCSVAGAAVQPPVNTGGFSCVVENGVVTKVAYSGANTAEIPKYFQEFMIIISVSNSVIGGWSRDMWDTILLNFT, encoded by the exons ATGTTTGGTGGATTCATCGTTCTTTCGATTCCAGTCGCTCTTCTCGCCTGCTCAACTCTCCCGCCTGGTCAAG AGAAGCAAATAACAATTCGAGGAGTAGGACTCACGACGATTCCTCTCGAATATGCTTATTCGACTGATGCGGGAGTGCAGCAAGCTTACCCAGCGATATCGAAAACATCGGATGACGTTGTTAATAATCTccgaaaatatgtgaaaaaagcG GTGACGGCAGTAATCAAAGAAGAGGCAAGGAAAGTGGGTCTTGAGAACCTCGTGTCCGACATAGGAAAACAAATCAAACCGACCCCATACTACACTCCCATAGATTGTTCAGTAGCTGGGGCCGCGGTGCAACCTCCTGTCA ATACTGGTGGCTTCTCCTGTGTGGTAGAAAACGGAGTCGTTACAAAAGTAGCGTACAGTGGCGCAAACACTGCTGAAATTCCGAAATATTTCCAGGAGTTCATGATCATCATTTCC GTTTCCAACTCCGTCATCGGTGGATGGAGCAGAGATATGTGGGATACCATTTTACTTAATTTTACTTAA
- a CDS encoding hypothetical protein (NECATOR_CHRIII.G10809.T4): protein MASNSQSEQYSKLIPRVVYEVFREAYEEFTEVQIQAGTELLNHHDVVVESPTGSGKTLAYLLPTFAILHKRGAFGKHEFGAVVLTPSRELSSQIATVAAPFLEKLGFSITVTVGGTKVEQNLKKLRDSGGNILIATPGRLSHLLSLDKNGSLKRSLKTVEVLIVDEADRFHESQFEMQFKEILQSLPKQRRTGLFSATQAKELDDLTMFGLRNKKLIRIKQSANLVSPSTLNNFYTVCEAGEKLSCVVEFIRNKPDKKILVFFPSSGGVIYFQMILSRVLTKRTLCAVHGHSSTNERSKQIETFRKNDNAVMLSTDVMSRGIDIQDIDWVVQFEIPKLSSWFVHRCGRTARCGRDGNALLVISSGQAAYIGYLTKHEQVELKQIFVPTNSAAKANQLREKIVRIVCTDREILEAGSRAFVSHIESYVKHDCNIVCGLKDLDVPGLAHAYGLLRLPKMRELSGRKDLDKFQRSSIDTSAIKYANPALELKRTEIMAAKHEKKLKVKKERLAKQSLNKKGKDKKISEKDGGTLEKGSKALKRKILQNAAEEKDDFESDVKLLKKMKKGRLSQKELRDVL from the exons ATTCAAGCTGGAACTGAACTTTTGAACCATCATGACGTCGTAGTAGAGTCCCCTACAGGATCCGGAAAGACGCTTGCTTATCTACTCCCAACATTCGCGATTCTTCACAAAAGAGGAGCT TTTGGAAAACATGAATTTGGAGCCGTTGTTCTCACTCCTTCTCGGGAACTTTCATCTCAAATAGCAACG GTGGCCGCTCCGTTCCTTGAGAAACTGGGCTTCTCTATCACAGTTACTGTAGGAGGAACAAAAGTGGaacaaaatctgaaaaaattgagagattCAGG AGGAAACATACTAATTGCAACACCTGGTCGTTTATCCCACCTTTTATCGTTAGATAAAAATGGGAGTTTGAAGCGCTCGCTGAAAACCGTCGAAGTACTTATAGTGGATGAAGCTGATCGGTTTCATGAATCACAATTTGAGATGCA ATTTAAGGAAATACTGCAGTCTCTACCAAAACAGCGACGAACAGGCTTGTTCTCAGCTACCCAGGCGAAAGAGCTGGATGATCTGACGATGTTTggattaagaaataaaaaattgataagAATCAAGCAGTCAGCTAACTTAGTCTCACCTTCTACTCTGAATAACTTTTATACA GTGTGTGAAGCAGGCGAAAAATTGAGTTGTGTTGTCGAATTCATCCGAAACAAACCGGACAAGAAAATTCTggtgttttttccttctagcGGTGGAGTCATATACTTTCAAATG ATTCTCTCGAGAGTTTTAACAAAACGGACCTTGTGTGCCGTTCATGGTCATAGTTCAACGAATGAGCGTTCAAAACAG ATAGAAACTTTCCGTAAAAACGATAACGCCGTGATGCTATCAACCGATGTGATGTCTCGCGGTATTGACATCCAGGATATTGACTGGGTTGTACAATTTGAAATTCCAAAGTTGTCTAG CTGGTTCGTCCACCGTTGTGGACGCACTGCTCGATGTGGTCGTGACGGCAACGCTTTGCTCGTGATTTCTTCTGGGCAGGCTGCCTATATTGGTTATTTGACGAAGCATGAACAG GTGGAATTAAAGCAAATCTTTGTACCAACAAATAGTGCTGCTAAAGCAAATCAACTCAGAGAGAAAATCGTCAGGATTGTATGCACCGATCG CGAAATTCTGGAAGCTGGCTCCCGAGCATTCGTTTCGCACATTGAAAGCTATGTGAAGCATGACTGTAATATAGTGTGTGGACTAAAAG ATCTTGACGTACCCGGGTTGGCACATGCATACGGCCTTCTTCGACTTCCGAAAATGAGAGAACTGAGTGGAAGAAAGGATTTAGATAAATTCCAAAGAAGCAGCATTGACACGTCAGCGATAAAATATGCGAACCCAGCATTAGAACTAAAGCGAACTGAG ATAATGGCCGCGAAGCACGAGAAGAAGTTGAAGGTTAAGAAGGAGAGGTTGGCAAAACAATCATTAAACAAGAAGGGAAAGGACAAAAAGATTTCTGAGAAAGATGGTGGCACGTTAGAGAAG GGATCGAAGGCGTTGAAACGAAAAATACTGCAGAATGCCGCCGAAGAAAAAGATGACTTTGAAAGTGATGTGAAGTTattgaagaagatgaaaaagggTCGACTCAGCCAGAAAGAACTGCGAGATGTTTTGTAA
- a CDS encoding hypothetical protein (NECATOR_CHRIII.G10810.T1), which produces MIAAILIPEQHKSCSQFNSCADRGIDRELESISPNILKSFAMEKNNWGDYYYQRKRPSGKKAWLLEVIHYINQSIPTFSEIFDEETFYVFAFLVVVSSILMAFILSKVVGVTIKEHHININRDWGDPQPANPFRFPWKMKKE; this is translated from the exons ATGATCGCCGCAATATTAATTCCCGAACAGCACAAAAGCTGCTCGCAATTTAACAGCTGCGCCGACCGAGGTATCGATCGTGAGCTTGAGTCAATATCCCCGAACATCCTCAAAT CTTTTGCTATGGAAAAGAACAACTGGGGAGACTACTATTATCAAAGAAAACGGCCATCCGGCAAAAAAGCATGGCTTCTTGAGGTCATTCACTATATTAATCAGTCTATTCCGACATTCAGTGAAATCTTCGATGAG gAAACGTTCTATGTATTTGCATTCTTAGTTGTTGTGTCTTCTATTCTCATGGCGtttattctttcaaaagtCGTCGGAGTCACCATAAAGGAACATCACATAAATATAAATCGAGACTGGGGAGATCCTCAACCAGCAAACCCATTCAGATTTCcatggaaaatgaagaaagaataa
- a CDS encoding hypothetical protein (NECATOR_CHRIII.G10807.T2), giving the protein MYNQLERPAKAGLQAFFGDSFRRVLASQLHGDCSPPHRTMSDVIFDDMFMVKNIDPDGKKFDRCSRLFCDSESFSMELILDVNTQLYPISLNDKFRLMITTSVRDDGMPDEGEYDPQANYSRVAQFEYVMFGRVYRIEGDDSGSDGSRIAAYASFGGLLMRLKGEAFNLHGFELDSNIYLLIKKVEF; this is encoded by the exons ATGTATAACCAActtgaacgtccggctaaagccggacttcaggctttttttggt GACTCGTTTCGCAGAGTGCTCGCCTCTCAGTTGCATGGCGATTGTTCGCCACCTCACCG AACTATGTCTGATGTGATATTCGACGACATGTTTATGGTCAAAAACATCGATCCAGATGGGAAGAAGTTCGATCGCTGTTCTCGACTGTTCTGCGATTCTGAATCGTTTAG CATGGAGTTAATCTTAGATGTGAATACACAACTTTATCCCATCAGTCTTAACGATAAATTCCGCTTAATGATTACCACTTCTGTACGCGATGACGGGATGCCTGATGAGGGAGAGTATGATCCCCAG GCCAACTACTCTCGAGTAGCCCAATTTGAGTATGTGATGTTTGGTCGTGTGTATCGAATTGAAGGTGACGATTCGGGTTCTGATGGAAGTCGTATAGCCGCCTACGCATCATTTGGAGGTCTGCTGATGAGGCTCAAAGGGGAG GCTTTTAACCTCCATGGATTCGAACTCGATTCAaacatttatttgcttataaAGAAAGTTGAATTTTGA
- a CDS encoding hypothetical protein (NECATOR_CHRIII.G10809.T1), whose protein sequence is MMPVPLLKSATRMTDSEHCDGFEPSTANLHAHILPVPMPVPFALRCTVIGKIQAGTELLNHHDVVVESPTGSGKTLAYLLPTFAILHKRGAFGKHEFGAVVLTPSRELSSQIATVAAPFLEKLGFSITVTVGGTKVEQNLKKLRDSGGNILIATPGRLSHLLSLDKNGSLKRSLKTVEVLIVDEADRFHESQFEMQFKEILQSLPKQRRTGLFSATQAKELDDLTMFGLRNKKLIRIKQSANLVSPSTLNNFYTVCEAGEKLSCVVEFIRNKPDKKILVFFPSSGGVIYFQMILSRVLTKRTLCAVHGHSSTNERSKQIETFRKNDNAVMLSTDVMSRGIDIQDIDWVVQFEIPKLSSWFVHRCGRTARCGRDGNALLVISSGQAAYIGYLTKHEQVELKQIFVPTNSAAKANQLREKIVRIVCTDREILEAGSRAFVSHIESYVKHDCNIVCGLKDLDVPGLAHAYGLLRLPKMRELSGRKDLDKFQRSSIDTSAIKYANPALELKRTEIMAAKHEKKLKVKKERLAKQSLNKKGKDKKISEKDGGTLEKGSKALKRKILQNAAEEKDDFESDVKLLKKMKKGRLSQKELRDVL, encoded by the exons ATGATGCCAGTTCCTTTATTGAAATCAGCAACACGTATGACAGACAGCGAGCACTGtgatggtttcgaaccatcaaccgcGAACTTGCATGCACACATCTTACCGGTACCAATGCCCGTTCCATTTGCTCTAAGATGCACTGTAATTGGTAAA ATTCAAGCTGGAACTGAACTTTTGAACCATCATGACGTCGTAGTAGAGTCCCCTACAGGATCCGGAAAGACGCTTGCTTATCTACTCCCAACATTCGCGATTCTTCACAAAAGAGGAGCT TTTGGAAAACATGAATTTGGAGCCGTTGTTCTCACTCCTTCTCGGGAACTTTCATCTCAAATAGCAACG GTGGCCGCTCCGTTCCTTGAGAAACTGGGCTTCTCTATCACAGTTACTGTAGGAGGAACAAAAGTGGaacaaaatctgaaaaaattgagagattCAGG AGGAAACATACTAATTGCAACACCTGGTCGTTTATCCCACCTTTTATCGTTAGATAAAAATGGGAGTTTGAAGCGCTCGCTGAAAACCGTCGAAGTACTTATAGTGGATGAAGCTGATCGGTTTCATGAATCACAATTTGAGATGCA ATTTAAGGAAATACTGCAGTCTCTACCAAAACAGCGACGAACAGGCTTGTTCTCAGCTACCCAGGCGAAAGAGCTGGATGATCTGACGATGTTTggattaagaaataaaaaattgataagAATCAAGCAGTCAGCTAACTTAGTCTCACCTTCTACTCTGAATAACTTTTATACA GTGTGTGAAGCAGGCGAAAAATTGAGTTGTGTTGTCGAATTCATCCGAAACAAACCGGACAAGAAAATTCTggtgttttttccttctagcGGTGGAGTCATATACTTTCAAATG ATTCTCTCGAGAGTTTTAACAAAACGGACCTTGTGTGCCGTTCATGGTCATAGTTCAACGAATGAGCGTTCAAAACAG ATAGAAACTTTCCGTAAAAACGATAACGCCGTGATGCTATCAACCGATGTGATGTCTCGCGGTATTGACATCCAGGATATTGACTGGGTTGTACAATTTGAAATTCCAAAGTTGTCTAG CTGGTTCGTCCACCGTTGTGGACGCACTGCTCGATGTGGTCGTGACGGCAACGCTTTGCTCGTGATTTCTTCTGGGCAGGCTGCCTATATTGGTTATTTGACGAAGCATGAACAG GTGGAATTAAAGCAAATCTTTGTACCAACAAATAGTGCTGCTAAAGCAAATCAACTCAGAGAGAAAATCGTCAGGATTGTATGCACCGATCG CGAAATTCTGGAAGCTGGCTCCCGAGCATTCGTTTCGCACATTGAAAGCTATGTGAAGCATGACTGTAATATAGTGTGTGGACTAAAAG ATCTTGACGTACCCGGGTTGGCACATGCATACGGCCTTCTTCGACTTCCGAAAATGAGAGAACTGAGTGGAAGAAAGGATTTAGATAAATTCCAAAGAAGCAGCATTGACACGTCAGCGATAAAATATGCGAACCCAGCATTAGAACTAAAGCGAACTGAG ATAATGGCCGCGAAGCACGAGAAGAAGTTGAAGGTTAAGAAGGAGAGGTTGGCAAAACAATCATTAAACAAGAAGGGAAAGGACAAAAAGATTTCTGAGAAAGATGGTGGCACGTTAGAGAAG GGATCGAAGGCGTTGAAACGAAAAATACTGCAGAATGCCGCCGAAGAAAAAGATGACTTTGAAAGTGATGTGAAGTTattgaagaagatgaaaaagggTCGACTCAGCCAGAAAGAACTGCGAGATGTTTTGTAA
- a CDS encoding hypothetical protein (NECATOR_CHRIII.G10809.T3), whose translation MTDSEHCDGFEPSTANLHAHILPIQAGTELLNHHDVVVESPTGSGKTLAYLLPTFAILHKRGAFGKHEFGAVVLTPSRELSSQIATVAAPFLEKLGFSITVTVGGTKVEQNLKKLRDSGGNILIATPGRLSHLLSLDKNGSLKRSLKTVEVLIVDEADRFHESQFEMQFKEILQSLPKQRRTGLFSATQAKELDDLTMFGLRNKKLIRIKQSANLVSPSTLNNFYTVCEAGEKLSCVVEFIRNKPDKKILVFFPSSGGVIYFQMILSRVLTKRTLCAVHGHSSTNERSKQIETFRKNDNAVMLSTDVMSRGIDIQDIDWVVQFEIPKLSSWFVHRCGRTARCGRDGNALLVISSGQAAYIGYLTKHEQVELKQIFVPTNSAAKANQLREKIVRIVCTDREILEAGSRAFVSHIESYVKHDCNIVCGLKDLDVPGLAHAYGLLRLPKMRELSGRKDLDKFQRSSIDTSAIKYANPALELKRTEIMAAKHEKKLKVKKERLAKQSLNKKGKDKKISEKDGGTLEKGSKALKRKILQNAAEEKDDFESDVKLLKKMKKGRLSQKELRDVL comes from the exons ATGACAGACAGCGAGCACTGtgatggtttcgaaccatcaaccgcGAACTTGCATGCACACATCTTACCG ATTCAAGCTGGAACTGAACTTTTGAACCATCATGACGTCGTAGTAGAGTCCCCTACAGGATCCGGAAAGACGCTTGCTTATCTACTCCCAACATTCGCGATTCTTCACAAAAGAGGAGCT TTTGGAAAACATGAATTTGGAGCCGTTGTTCTCACTCCTTCTCGGGAACTTTCATCTCAAATAGCAACG GTGGCCGCTCCGTTCCTTGAGAAACTGGGCTTCTCTATCACAGTTACTGTAGGAGGAACAAAAGTGGaacaaaatctgaaaaaattgagagattCAGG AGGAAACATACTAATTGCAACACCTGGTCGTTTATCCCACCTTTTATCGTTAGATAAAAATGGGAGTTTGAAGCGCTCGCTGAAAACCGTCGAAGTACTTATAGTGGATGAAGCTGATCGGTTTCATGAATCACAATTTGAGATGCA ATTTAAGGAAATACTGCAGTCTCTACCAAAACAGCGACGAACAGGCTTGTTCTCAGCTACCCAGGCGAAAGAGCTGGATGATCTGACGATGTTTggattaagaaataaaaaattgataagAATCAAGCAGTCAGCTAACTTAGTCTCACCTTCTACTCTGAATAACTTTTATACA GTGTGTGAAGCAGGCGAAAAATTGAGTTGTGTTGTCGAATTCATCCGAAACAAACCGGACAAGAAAATTCTggtgttttttccttctagcGGTGGAGTCATATACTTTCAAATG ATTCTCTCGAGAGTTTTAACAAAACGGACCTTGTGTGCCGTTCATGGTCATAGTTCAACGAATGAGCGTTCAAAACAG ATAGAAACTTTCCGTAAAAACGATAACGCCGTGATGCTATCAACCGATGTGATGTCTCGCGGTATTGACATCCAGGATATTGACTGGGTTGTACAATTTGAAATTCCAAAGTTGTCTAG CTGGTTCGTCCACCGTTGTGGACGCACTGCTCGATGTGGTCGTGACGGCAACGCTTTGCTCGTGATTTCTTCTGGGCAGGCTGCCTATATTGGTTATTTGACGAAGCATGAACAG GTGGAATTAAAGCAAATCTTTGTACCAACAAATAGTGCTGCTAAAGCAAATCAACTCAGAGAGAAAATCGTCAGGATTGTATGCACCGATCG CGAAATTCTGGAAGCTGGCTCCCGAGCATTCGTTTCGCACATTGAAAGCTATGTGAAGCATGACTGTAATATAGTGTGTGGACTAAAAG ATCTTGACGTACCCGGGTTGGCACATGCATACGGCCTTCTTCGACTTCCGAAAATGAGAGAACTGAGTGGAAGAAAGGATTTAGATAAATTCCAAAGAAGCAGCATTGACACGTCAGCGATAAAATATGCGAACCCAGCATTAGAACTAAAGCGAACTGAG ATAATGGCCGCGAAGCACGAGAAGAAGTTGAAGGTTAAGAAGGAGAGGTTGGCAAAACAATCATTAAACAAGAAGGGAAAGGACAAAAAGATTTCTGAGAAAGATGGTGGCACGTTAGAGAAG GGATCGAAGGCGTTGAAACGAAAAATACTGCAGAATGCCGCCGAAGAAAAAGATGACTTTGAAAGTGATGTGAAGTTattgaagaagatgaaaaagggTCGACTCAGCCAGAAAGAACTGCGAGATGTTTTGTAA
- a CDS encoding hypothetical protein (NECATOR_CHRIII.G10808.T1): protein MASPCSGLAAEKELQSYYDFHRNDVAEVERAMRITNAFKSGEITDEVLDACPELKTVFKQFEKLKYRKIILERSLKKQLAELAKREGSNNEKMTKADFGQLEMRNNEKITNSSDTSKQNKCNYVTVINYGSSMLSRLTHIFKKAIEEAFPTVDGVNVALTEATNVKFGDYQCNSAMALCAKLKGLGTTLKPYEVATQIASNVPACDLIEKIDVVPAGFINVFLNKFFIENQIGTIASKGAQLPQVESKRVIVDFSSPNIAKEMHVGHLRSTIIGDSICRLLETVGFDVMRINHIGDWGTQFGMLIAHLYDKYPDFINQPPPISDLQAFYKESKKRFDEDSEFKKRAYDCVVKLQSYDKEILEAWAMICNISKRYNQIVYDRLDIVLEDVGESFYQKMMSSLVEDLKKTFSGDSSTFREEDGRLLYFPANCDVPLTIVKSDGGYTYDTSDLAALRYRLQEKNADWVIYVVDAGQSLHLETVFAAARELGWYDGTVKRVEHVAFGLVLGEDRKKFKTRSGESVRLLDLLDEGIKRATAKLDEKRRAEVMNEEELAAARDAVAYGCIKYADLSHTRTQDYVFSFDRMLDDKGNTAVYLLYAYARIRSIVRTSGIDAASIAEYISRTPSIPITYPAELNLSKQILKLADCILQVLDSLMLHQLCDYLYQLATTFHDFYSACYVIEKKNGETVVHFNRLVLCEVTANVMSTCFKILGIREVPKM, encoded by the exons ATGGCGTCTCCGTGCTCTGGTTTGGCTGCGGAAAAGGAACTCCAGTCTTATTACGATTTCCATAGGAATGAT GTTGCCGAAGTGGAACGCGCCATGCGAATAACAAATGCTTTCAAAAGTGGCGAGATTACCGATGAAGTTCTTGATGCCTGTCCTGAACTAAAAACTGTTTTTAAGCAGTTTGAAAAACTAAAGTACAGAAAAATTATCCTTGAGAGG AGTCTGAAAAAGCAATTAGCTGAGCTTGCAAAACGTGAGGGCAGCAATAACGAGAAGATGACTAAGGCAGATTTTGGGCAACTGGAGatgagaaataatgaaaaaatcacaaacag CAGTGACACTTCCAAACAAAACAAGTGCAATTATGTGACTGTGATTAACTACGGCTCTAGTATGCTGAGCAGACTTACccacattttcaaaaaggcCATAGAGGAG gcCTTCCCTACAGTTGACGGGGTTAATGTGGCATTGACAGAAGCAACGAATGTCAAGTTTGGTGATTACCAGTGCAACTCTGCTATGGCTCTATGCGCG AAGCTGAAAGGATTGGGCACAACATTGAAACCGTACGAAGTCGCTACTCAAATCGCCAGCAATGTTCCCGCTTGCGATTTAATAGAAAAG ATCGACGTCGTGCCTGCTGGCTTCATCAACGTTTTCTTGAACAAGTTTTTTATCGAGAATCAAATTGGAACTATTGCGTCTAAG GGTGCTCAGCTTCCTCAGGTGGAATCCAAAAGAGTGATAGTGGATTTCTCATCACCAAATATCGCCAAGGAAATGCATGTAGGGCACCTTCGCTCAACAATCATTGGTGACTCCATTTGTCGGCTTCTAGAGACGGTCGGATTCGAT GTTATGCGCATCAATCACATTGGAGACTGGGGAACACAGTTTGGCATGCTAATTGCTCATCTTTACGACAAATATCCTGACTTCATAAACCAGCCTCCACCTATTAGTGATCTGCAGGCATTCTACAAG GAGTCTAAAAAACGTTTTGATGAAGATAGCGAGTTCAAAAAACGAGCTTATGATTGTGTGGTGAAGTTGCAGAGCTACGATAAAGAGATTCTGGAAGCGTGGGCTATGATCTGCAATATATCGAAAAGAT ATAATCAGATTGTCTACGACCGACTCGATATTGTCCTTGAAGATGTTGGGGAATCATTCTATCAGAAAATGATGTCGTCTTTAGTTGAAGATCTGAAGAAAACGTTTTCAGGAG ACTCGAGCACATTCCGCGAAGAAGATGGTCGCTTGCTGTACTTCCCAGCAAACTGTGACGTACCCCTCACAATTGTGAAGAGTGATGGag GATACACTTACGACACATCTGACTTGGCTGCTCTCCGATATCGTTTGCAGGAGAAAAATGCTGACTGGGTGATCTATGTAGTGGATGCAGGCCAAAGTCTGCACCTTGAG ACTGTGTTCGCTGCTGCACGCGAATTAGGCTGGTATGATGGAACAGTAAAGCGAGTAGAACATGTAGCATTTGGACTTGTCCTTGGAGAAGATAG aaagaaattcaagaCAAGATCGGGCGAGAGTGTTCGCCTTCTTGACCTTCTCGACGAAGGAATAAAACGTGCAACAGCTAAACTGGATGAGAAGAGAAGAGCCGAG GTAATGAACGAAGAAGAGCTTGCAGCCGCACGTGACGCCGTTGCCTACGGCTGCATCAAATACGCAGACTTATCACATACTCGCACACAGGATTATGTCTTTTCCTTCGACAGAATGCTCGACGACAAAGGGAATACGGCTGTCTATCTCTTATACGCCTATGCGAGgattag ATCAATCGTGCGGACGTCTGGAATTGATGCTGCGTCTATCGCGGAGTACATCTCACGAACGCCTTCGATTCCGATCACGTACCCTGCAGAACTGAATCTATCTaagcaaattttgaaattggcTGACTGTATACTACAAGTGTTGGACTCACTCATGCTTCATCAG CTTTGCGACTACTTATACCAACTTGCCACAACATTCCATGATTTCTACAGCGCATGCTAcgtcattgaaaaaaagaacg GTGAAACAGTGGTTCATTTCAACCGTCTGGTGCTTTGTGAGGTAACTGCGAACGTGATGAGCACTTGCTTCAAGATATTGGGGATTCGTGAAGTGCCCAAGATGTAG
- a CDS encoding hypothetical protein (NECATOR_CHRIII.G10810.T2), producing the protein MEKNNWGDYYYQRKRPSGKKAWLLEVIHYINQSIPTFSEIFDEETFYVFAFLVVVSSILMAFILSKVVGVTIKEHHININRDWGDPQPANPFRFPWKMKKE; encoded by the exons ATGGAAAAGAACAACTGGGGAGACTACTATTATCAAAGAAAACGGCCATCCGGCAAAAAAGCATGGCTTCTTGAGGTCATTCACTATATTAATCAGTCTATTCCGACATTCAGTGAAATCTTCGATGAG gAAACGTTCTATGTATTTGCATTCTTAGTTGTTGTGTCTTCTATTCTCATGGCGtttattctttcaaaagtCGTCGGAGTCACCATAAAGGAACATCACATAAATATAAATCGAGACTGGGGAGATCCTCAACCAGCAAACCCATTCAGATTTCcatggaaaatgaagaaagaataa
- a CDS encoding hypothetical protein (NECATOR_CHRIII.G10807.T1): MSDVIFDDMFMVKNIDPDGKKFDRCSRLFCDSESFSMELILDVNTQLYPISLNDKFRLMITTSVRDDGMPDEGEYDPQANYSRVAQFEYVMFGRVYRIEGDDSGSDGSRIAAYASFGGLLMRLKGEAFNLHGFELDSNIYLLIKKVEF, translated from the exons ATGTCTGATGTGATATTCGACGACATGTTTATGGTCAAAAACATCGATCCAGATGGGAAGAAGTTCGATCGCTGTTCTCGACTGTTCTGCGATTCTGAATCGTTTAG CATGGAGTTAATCTTAGATGTGAATACACAACTTTATCCCATCAGTCTTAACGATAAATTCCGCTTAATGATTACCACTTCTGTACGCGATGACGGGATGCCTGATGAGGGAGAGTATGATCCCCAG GCCAACTACTCTCGAGTAGCCCAATTTGAGTATGTGATGTTTGGTCGTGTGTATCGAATTGAAGGTGACGATTCGGGTTCTGATGGAAGTCGTATAGCCGCCTACGCATCATTTGGAGGTCTGCTGATGAGGCTCAAAGGGGAG GCTTTTAACCTCCATGGATTCGAACTCGATTCAaacatttatttgcttataaAGAAAGTTGAATTTTGA